The Microbacterium horticulturae region GCGTCCGCCGACGACGGTCAGCGTGACCTCGTTGACGGCGGCGAGCGCGGGCGCCAGGGTCAGCGAGTGAGTGACGACGGCGGCCGTGGCGTGCACGGTCAACAGGCGCGCCGCCAGCTGTTCGGCGATGGCGGCGGTCGTGCTGCCCGCGTCGAGGAAGAGCGAGCCGCGGAAGCCCTCGTCGATCGCCTCGAGCGCCCGCGCCGCGATCGCCGACTTCTCGCGCGCGTGACGGCGGATACGCTCGGTGATCGTCGTCTCGACCGTGCTGCCGCGCTCGATGGGAACGGCCCCGCCGTGCACCCGGCGCAGTCTGCCGGCACGCTCGAGGACGTCGAGGTCGCGACGCACGGTCTCGGTGGTGACGTCGAATCGCGCCGCCAGGTCGTGGACCCCCACGCGTCCCTCGGCGGTCAGCACCTGACCGATCAGTTCGTGACGCTCCGTCGCGTACATCTGCGCCTCCTTGCTTTTCCCACACAATACAACACATTCCAACAGAAGCAAAGGGAATTCTGGAGACGATCAAATGACTTTCTCAGCCGATCTCCCTACCTTTGCGGGATGAAGAGGCGCACCGCGATCGCGCTGATCACCGCCGGGGCCGTGGTGGTCGTGGGTGCCGTCGTCGCGCTCGCCGGTCCTGTCTTCTACCGCGACGTCATCGTGGGTGCGCCCGATCCGACCCCGACCGTCGCCACCGGCGCCACGGCCGGGGCGACCGTCGAGCCGGCCGAGGTGCAGGGCGCCTGGACCGTGTCCGACGGCTCATACGCCGGTTACCGCGTGGACGAGGTGCTCAACGGCACCGACGTCACCGTCGACGGCCGCACCGAGAAGGTCACCGGCACCGTGACGATCGACGACGCCGCGGTCACGGCCGCGTCATTCACGGTCGACGTCGACTCCATCGCCACCGACCAGGGCAGTCGTGACTCGTATTTTCGCAATACGGCGTTGCAGACGTTCCGCTACCCGACGGCGACGTTCACGCTGACCAAGCCGGTGGCCGCGGCATCCTCCCCGCAAGTGGGGGTCAAGCAGACCGTCACCGCCACCGGCGAGCTGACGCTGCATGGCCAGACGCGGACCGTGTCGGTGCCGATGGACCTTCTGTTCGACGGAGAGACGGCGCAGGTGGCCGGAAGCATTCCGATCACGTTCGCCGACTACGGCGTGCAGGCGCCGAACCTCGGGTTCGTGAAGGTCGAAGACCACGGCTTCGTCGAGTTCTCCCTGGTGCTGACCGAGAAGTGACGGGATGCCGCGGCCCGCACGCACGCTCAGTTCACCCCAGCGCGGACGTCGCTGAGCGCAGCTCGGCGAACGCGGCGCGGGTGTGCGTGATGAGTTCGCCGGGATCATCTGCTCGGGAGACGTCGGACCAGCGCCGATAGCCGATGCCGAAGGCGAGCACACCGAGTTCTGCCGACACCTGAGCGGACAGTTCGGAGACCCCCCGCCGACGCAGCGCATCGGCGATCGCCGCGGCCATGCCGACGCTCTTCATGGCGTTGCGGGCGCGGAGCTCTTCGTTGGCTTCGATGGCCGCGTGCAGTCGCGGGCCAAGCTCGCGGTTGAAATCGGTCATCGCGCCGCAGGCGCGGTCAAGGCCTGCCGCGACGGCGTCCAGCGGCGTGGCGTCCGCCGGCGCGGCGGCGACGCCCTCGGCCAGCAGACGGCTGAGCAGCTCCTGCCCCGCCGTGAGGATCTCGCGCTTGTCACTGAAGTGACGGAAGAAGGTACTGCGGGTCAGGCCCGCGCGCTCGGCGATCTGGGCGACGGTCGTCTCGTCGTACCCCTGCTCGGTGAACAGTTCGAGGGCCGCGACGGTGAGCCGTCCACGCGCATCGGGCTTCCATCTCGCCATGCCTTCATCCTACGTGATGCGACACATGTCCCATCACGGTGCTAGCCTGATGAGACATTAGTCGCATCACTTTCGGAGGGAACCATCCCCATGCGTGTTTTCGTCACCGGAGCAACCGGTCTCATCGGCTCGACCGTCACCGCCGAGCTGCTCACTGCCGGCCACACCGTCACCGCCCTCGCCCGCTCGACCGTCTCGGCTCAGAAGGCTGAAGCGGCCGGCGCCGATGTCGTGCGGGGTGGGCTCGTCGACCTCGAGGTGCTGCGCGAGCAGGCGGAGCGCGCCGACGGCGTCATCCACCTCGCCTTCGGCAACGACTTCAGCTCTCCCGAGGCACTCCAGCAGAACGTCGTC contains the following coding sequences:
- a CDS encoding YceI family protein, which produces MKRRTAIALITAGAVVVVGAVVALAGPVFYRDVIVGAPDPTPTVATGATAGATVEPAEVQGAWTVSDGSYAGYRVDEVLNGTDVTVDGRTEKVTGTVTIDDAAVTAASFTVDVDSIATDQGSRDSYFRNTALQTFRYPTATFTLTKPVAAASSPQVGVKQTVTATGELTLHGQTRTVSVPMDLLFDGETAQVAGSIPITFADYGVQAPNLGFVKVEDHGFVEFSLVLTEK
- a CDS encoding TetR/AcrR family transcriptional regulator; translated protein: MARWKPDARGRLTVAALELFTEQGYDETTVAQIAERAGLTRSTFFRHFSDKREILTAGQELLSRLLAEGVAAAPADATPLDAVAAGLDRACGAMTDFNRELGPRLHAAIEANEELRARNAMKSVGMAAAIADALRRRGVSELSAQVSAELGVLAFGIGYRRWSDVSRADDPGELITHTRAAFAELRSATSALG
- a CDS encoding DeoR/GlpR family DNA-binding transcription regulator yields the protein MYATERHELIGQVLTAEGRVGVHDLAARFDVTTETVRRDLDVLERAGRLRRVHGGAVPIERGSTVETTITERIRRHAREKSAIAARALEAIDEGFRGSLFLDAGSTTAAIAEQLAARLLTVHATAAVVTHSLTLAPALAAVNEVTLTVVGGRVRRDTAAAVGASTVRAIEALRPDIVFVGANGVSSSFGLSTPDPEEAAVKEAIVHAARRVIVVADAGKFEAESLVRFAALDDIDVLVTDTAPTGDLAVALESADVEVWVA